gacccaatcctgaggcAACCAAACCGAACCCCTTCAATgctctggctgcgcctagaaattctgtccataaaagttatgaatagAATCAGTGATTCAGTGCCTGGTCTGTTTTGATTGACATCAGATCATGGCGATACCCTCTGACATCTTCATCATCTGATAGTGTACAGAACAGCTATGGAGACGTAAAATCTATTTAAGAAAAGAGCCTTACAACCATCCTCTGCTCATATTAGCTATGAACTGCCAGAACAGATATTGCAACATCTCAAGTTACGATTCAAATGGCTTTAAGGTGCAAAAGGACAAGCTGCAGTATTGAACTGCACACCAGCAGcagtgctatatactgtaccaaTTACCAAGGTGTTTACAGGATAGTGAGAGACTGgcaaacaactaaaaaaaaatgattatcttCCGCACCAGGACTCACGCTTCTTTGAAACAAGAGCAGAAACAAGTGGCTTCTTTTCCACAAAGTGGAAAGAGAGAATGtgggctttttcaaatttagcacaGTCTACCACAGCAGTGTGTGAAAATTAGGATCATGCATAATGTTTTGTGAATGATGTCTTCCTTATATTGAAGTTTGTTCTTTTTGCAAATTCCTAAGGGTACTTTTAAGGGAGCAACTAGTACTGGACTTTTTTGAACCTCTTTTTATGGgagtaaatggggaaaaagctTGAAAAGGAACTGCAAAATCTGtgataagaaacaaacaaaaaaaaaaccaggttCAAGCCCAAGGACTTTAAACCATTGaataattcagcagaagtgtgtcaaaaaatgctactggggatcctttataccaggggttctcaaactcggtcctgggggctcACTAATAATACTGCTAGGATAAATGTTTTTTCTGTGTCTTTCAGATCAATAATTTCAGAAGATCACACCACTACGTCTTGACCTATCATTTAAGTGGctttcctatctgtctatctatctatctatgaagaaaaaaataaaaatgataacaataCAATTTCCaatttgctgcaggtttttgttccaaccagcctgtttttaattggactccttagctaattaagtgaactgttgtttcccagatcccctgttttgggaaaaatatacTAATTAGAaaactttggtaaaaaaaaaaaagtagtaaaatgtattaagcagttatatgtatttttttctttttaacagttttttcatcttgattatcattctacttttctagatgttctaattgtttaattaatccgttatttactacctTGTgactgagtgttgtttgcttgggtgtctgctctgcttgtttttaattgtcattattaagattcaatgaagggagcaaactgcaaaAAAGGACGAAATATAAGAAAAAGAaggttaagcatttaaattcatagcaaaaacataagaaatgtttcttataaatgtaaaaatcatgctgctgtgcttttctgaatgtagaataaaagataaataaaaccagctaattaaatgagatcagtgttatcaggtgttgtcactgattaggaatccggttggaacaaaaacctgcagccacaggggtcccccaggaccgggattgagaacccctgctttataccaatggcaatacacCTTTATAGTGAGTGcctctctttctttcattttgctcCTTCTGTGTACTTATCACTCGTTACTGTGGATTTGAGACGGGGAATGTTGTTGGttataattaaatatacatttcttcTATTAAGCTTCTCAAAAAGCCAAATACCCTCCTGGGGacaaagtgctatctatctatctatgtgtctgtttgtctgtatgtctgtctgtctgtctatctatctatctatctaccaacaGAAACCATGTCCAGTATTAGTTTCTTTGCTTAATACTGCTagaataaatgttttttctgtgTCTTTCAGATCAATAATTTCAGAAGATCACAACACTACGTCTTGAACCATCATTTAAGTGGctttcctatctgtctatctatctatcttgagcatgggaaaggcgctatataaataaaatgtattattatttattattaagaaaaaaataaagtgataacAATACAATTTCCTTTCAAACCCTAACATTTCTAATCTGTGAAACAACAATTCTAAGAAAACAGTAATTTTttgatacatatatatactgtatatactatttaTACAGTAAGAGAAAGATgacaatgataaagagttggggtaccagcctagttaattgtttttgcagaataaacaaaaactaaatgcaATTATTGCAGAGTCATCTTTACAGACGTGAGATCAGAACAGCACTATCCCAAGATGGCAGATCTTCCAGTTTTGGGTCCGTCCAACAGAAAAAGGCGGCTCTAGGTGGATGGACACCTGAAGGGGTAGGGGCCAATTGCCCTCAGTGGGCATCTTTTCTGAGCTGTGGGTGATAAAAAAGAGATAAAAGAGTTAGCAATCGCACTCCCTGGTGTGCCCGGAAGTGGCCCTTGGATGTGCATGCctgaaaatatatactgtatactgcatatatttgtgtgtgtatatatatatatatatatatatatatatatatatatatatatatatatatatatatatatatatatatatataaaacaatgtaGCAAGTAATACATAGTTAAAGAGATTAATTGTTAACTGTTGGTGAGAGCTAATAAACTGTACACCAAAATCACACTCTGTATAGGgtacataaaaatacttttagaagaaattaatgaaatctttttcttttgtatgtacaaaaaaataatagtaaagcagtttaaatagaattaataaagttaaaagaGATTTCAAATGTAAATTAGGTGAAATAATGGTTATGTTTTATGGTTATGTtcagttaattttattcttcAGTAACACCCTTCCCAATGAACAAATTGTCTTCTTGACTGTGTAGGACATCTCCCTTTTGTACTGCAGCCATATGGAAGAACTTTGATTCAGTTTATGAAGAAAAGTAATAAACTGGGAATGGTATACACAAATCaaccttcacttttctttgtttgtttgctgagCAATAGGGTATCAGTGCTAGGACACAGTCATCAAGTATCAGGATTGGGTGCCAGTTGAACTGTAACAAGAAGCAGACTCCAGaacgttagaacattagaacgctctagacaagaacaggccattcagcccaacaaagctcgtcagtcctatccactaatttcttcaaaaaaagtcaagtcaagctTTGAAAATCCCTAACGTCTTACCGTCTAgcgcactacttggtagcttattcaaaatgtctatctttctttgtgtaaagaagaacttcctaatgtttgtgtgaaatttacacttaaaaagtttccaactgtgtccctgtgttcttgatcaactcattttaaaatagtctCGATccgctggactaattcccttcataattttaaacacttcaatcatgtctcctcttaatcttcttttgcttaaactgtaaaggctcagccctgtaggaatcagcctagtcactctctggaccttttctagtgctgctatgtcctttttgtagcctggagacccaaactgtacacagtactcaagatgaggtctcaccagagaccttcctgtgacttgtactgcacacatcaaggcgctatatatcctaacattctgttagccttcttaatggcttctgaacactgtcgggaagttgatagcttagagtccactatgactcctaaatccttctcataaggtgtactcttgattttccgactgcccattgtgtattcaaacctaatatttttacttcctatgtgtaatactttacatttactgacattgaatttcatctgccacaaatctgcccaagcctgtatgctatccaagtccttctgtaataatataacagattccaaattatctgctaatccacctacaaACTTCTGCATCTGCAGACTTagccagtttgttacttatattcctatctaaatcatttataactattaaaaatagcagtggccccagcactgacctctgctggtcaccactcttaacattggccagttctgatgaggttcttcgcaccatcaccctctgcttcctgtgtctgagccaattctgcatccacccacacaccacaccctgaactcccacttcttttaacttgatgcccaacctttcatgtggcaccttatcaaatgctttctgaaagtccagataaataatatcataagctccactttgatcgtatccttttgttgcctcctcatagaattccaacatgttagtaaaacacgacctccctcttctgaccccatgctgactgttcagaataactcctgtccttgccatgtgttgctcaatcttatccttagtaattccttccattaattttcctgtgatgaatgttaagcttactggcctatagttgcttggatctgccctgtcaccctttttatataatgggatgatatttgccattttccagtccttcggaatctctccagtgctcagtgacttcctaaaaatatgtgtcaagggtttatatatgtgctcactagcctccttaagaacacgaggataaatattatctgggcctggtgatttgtttgatttcatcttatttaatctgagcagcacttctccctctacaatttccaaatccctcagcacctccttagtagtccctgttactgctctgaggttatccacttgctcattgGTGAACACcgcagaaaaatgtaagtttagggcatctgctatttcactgtttgtatcttttaattcccctttactattcctgatgaacttgacctcctccttaaatgttcttttgctactaaaatactaaaagaatctcttggtcttctttcgccttatctgctgtattcctctccaactgtcttttagcctccctgatatccttcttaatggttgccctcatgttctcatatgctctatgatgcactttgcagtcattagtcttatatgaatataaagcagttttttcctttgcaacttcttttttaaatctttattaatccactgtggactttttttagtttactattaattCCAactttaggtatgtatctgtcctgcattacatgtaaaacatttttaaacttgttccactgctccttgactgtcacCACATTTTACATCACATTGTATGTATataagttcaacttaacaattttagtctttccatttgcactcttacaaaatactgagaattgtattacattatggtcatgtgaccctagtggtccaatcacatCTCCACCCtcagttctatcctgattattacagaatactaaatccagacaggcttcaccccgtgttggtgatttaacatgctgtgttaaaaaacagtcgctgattacttctaaaatctcctgctcttgtgctcctccatctgcaaggtacACAAGAAGTACACATACAAAGATActagattttattttgtaaaaataaataaatgtcatcttaCAAACAGTTCAAGTGTGCTAATTCAAACATGAGAACAATAAATAGTGAATTAAAAAATGTCCAATAAAatcacaattaataaaaaaaaataaccacaatTGAACAAAATTGAATTCCCTCTTCTGAAAGCATTATCCATGAACAAATTGACAATCCTCTTGGTCAAAGCACTTTTAACGACATCCTTGCCagatattttgattattttattagcTATCCAAGCAGATTTGATAAGAGACATTGGTTTCTActtatttgtaaaatttcttcTGTTATACACAACATGACAAGGAAAGTAATTTTATTGATAGGTGAGGTTGCTCCTTTACATCCAAATTCAATGACCTGTGCCTCACTTGCAAGAACTTCAGCAATGATCGAAATGAAGCAGCTACCGCCAActaaattataaaacaatgtgtGATAAAGCAAAATGCATTTCCCTCTGGCAGGAAATGGTGCCATCTTCGACCAGCTTTCCTGCCTAGCTGAAAAGCTTACTGCAAGTTAACGGACATTGTACACGTAAAAGCAATTAATTTCCTCCAGCTGTTTTCCTCATGAAAAATTtgtaaaggcttgttttaatCTCCTTATTGCGAAAACTATAAATAATGGGATTCAACGTAGGAGGAACAGTATTGCCAACTATGACAAGAGTGTTGTAGGCTTCAGTAGACAAAATAATCCCAGTTCCTGGTAACAGGTATGACAAAATCAGAGGTATATAAATAGTACAAACCACCAATAAGTGAGTCAGGCAGGTGCTAaacaccttttttctttcttccacagAAGAAATTTGCAGTGCTGCCAAAGTGATTCGAAGGTACGAAGACAAAATCAGTAGCAGTGGGCCAATGACAAAAAGAACTGTCAGGCCGGAGAGATAACTCAAATACCTGGGATCTTCAGTACATGACTTCTGAACCATTGCAGAATAATCACAGAAACAAGAAGAAAGAATGTTACCTTGACAAAAAGGAAGTTCGGTCAAAAGAACTGTCAATGGTATGATGAATATAACTGAAATGACATTGGTTAGTAAGATGCAGACCAACACTGTTTGATTTGTGATCACTGAAGGGTATCTGAGGGGATAAACGACAGCAACATAGCGGTCAGCTGCCATGAGGGATATAACAAGAGTTCCGACTACCAGAATGTGAGCTTCTACATCAATCTGCAGAATGCAAGGTCCATATGGAACAGCAAGGTAATCTGAAATGAGGATGGCTACCATTCGTGGAATAAGATTAGAGCTGTTCAGCATGTCTAGTATTGCAAGAGTTGCAATTAAAAGAAACATGGGCGTTTGAAGCTGATTGTTCTGCACTATGACCAGAAAAACCAGCAGGTTGCTACAAATTGACATCAAGTAAATGAAGATGAGAGCTGCAATCGTATAGTTCCTCTGACTTGAATCAATCACGCAGTGCAGCACAAACTCTGACACTGACTCCATGGAGGTGTTCATCTTCGGAGACGAAAGTGTCCACCTGCAAATAAAAGAATATTCCATTGTTCCAAAATCCTTCAGTTTTTAAAAGAGTCGGCACTTAGTACAGTAGTAATTGTCTCCATTTGCTCTACAACCTTCTTAACTGGACTTCAATAATGAATACCAAATTGTTGTTGCTACACACAGTATACCCATCAGTACTCCTTCTTCCCTGGGTTAGGTTCTTGTGATCAGCTCCTTGACTGGTTACCATCATCACTATTGAAGGCTTAAGATTTGTTATCCAAATGCTGTACTGTGGTTTAGAAACCACCTTACAAAGATCAGCGTGGAGTGGGCAGCCAGTTGCCAAAGTGCCCAGTAGTATCTGCTGcagtgcccactcacacacactagCACTggaggccaatttagaatcaccgtTTAAGCTAATTTATACTTTGGAAGTAAAACCAGTGCCCAAAGGAGAACCCATGTGGACATGGAAAGAAAGTGCAAACGCTATGCACACAACATCAGTGAGCAGAATTTCAGCCAAAGATGCTGGATCAATGATGCCCACTGCATGACTGTGATGTCTAGGatgtaaaatgaaataatgattTCATTTAAGTTGGTGCTCTTCAGTAAGTGTGGATTTAAATTTAAtgataatcattttatttttatttgttcatattGTATTCTATGATCCCAACAtagtatatattacattatttcatattacaaatctaaaatgaaaaaaatgcaaacataaagTTTTAACATGAACAGTAGAACTTCATGCTGTTGAAGAAGTAGATGTGTTCTTGAATTTTAGTTTTTGCTATGAAACTTAATTACCAAAGGTAGATATAACCTACGAGGAATATGGATAAACTTTATAATGACAAGCGCTGGAGATGCTTCTTTTGGCGTGGGGCTCATAGCATCTGCCTCCTCCATCCTTGGCAGCCCTGCAATATGTGGGACCACATGGTGGCTCCATACACTATCTAGACATTTCACACAGTTTGCTCAATCTCGTACCTCACTTGCGTTCGGAGGCAACACCATATGCCTTACATTTCCCAGCTCTGCCAGGATCCTCAAAGAGACTTACCATTGGTTATTCAGTAAGACTGTCGAATTTTACATCAGAGAAGCATCTATGGAGTGCTTGCAGATAAGTTCTTTGTATTAACATCCACTCTTTCATGGTTTGTACCTTTTAATGAACGTGTGCTAATCCCAGTGATGGCGTTTCTTTTCTTCCACTTCTGTCCGTTATTATAATATGCTTTATagtttctttaacactacttTACATTTTCATGGTATAAAGGGAAAATTAGTTTTATTGCAAGGTCCCtattccattctcttaaaaaaaagttattttccttTATGAATGCTGCACCCACAGCAAGGAACTCGCAAGAATACGCTTTTCTGCAGCTTATTCACATGTGACAATTGTATGCACAATGCTTGATTCTTTCCATAAGAAcgatttcctagttacataagaatcataaatgtttaattaaatgattgtgcataatctatgggaggttcctataacccccatcagTTGAATAGAATTGGtgtattctaactatttctagcttaTATGACtgaacattattctcagttagtgatcagccttgccatgtatAAGGTgttgagggcacatggttttaaactggGCCTCTCGTGACTTTTGAGCCTTGGGTACCTTGTGTGCGTGTTTTGTATGCTAAGAAACAAGTAAGTCAAATCAGTTAATTGAAAGTGCTGCGCCCTACatttaaagttttacaagaaaagtttagaaaagatacttttttcttcttttttgcctttcaccctacgtgtgtaacaacttttttctttattcttgtgtggattgctTGCTTTGAatattcactaaatattttaaaattaaattttggactgagagatttctttcggcacacaTTTTACTCGTACTTGAACTCACCTTATACTTCGGTGGCTAAAAATATAGAACTtgagcactaactaataaatgacctacagaT
Above is a window of Polypterus senegalus isolate Bchr_013 chromosome 2, ASM1683550v1, whole genome shotgun sequence DNA encoding:
- the LOC120524289 gene encoding olfactory receptor 2AJ1-like; translated protein: MNTSMESVSEFVLHCVIDSSQRNYTIAALIFIYLMSICSNLLVFLVIVQNNQLQTPMFLLIATLAILDMLNSSNLIPRMVAILISDYLAVPYGPCILQIDVEAHILVVGTLVISLMAADRYVAVVYPLRYPSVITNQTVLVCILLTNVISVIFIIPLTVLLTELPFCQGNILSSCFCDYSAMVQKSCTEDPRYLSYLSGLTVLFVIGPLLLILSSYLRITLAALQISSVEERKKVFSTCLTHLLVVCTIYIPLILSYLLPGTGIILSTEAYNTLVIVGNTVPPTLNPIIYSFRNKEIKTSLYKFFMRKTAGGN